A single Bacteroidota bacterium DNA region contains:
- a CDS encoding TonB-dependent receptor plug domain-containing protein yields the protein MLSIYHALKSLLLSFFLCVLFVNGNSQSELVHLTVRAASDSTAIEYATITIYDGSGRQFIADANGLAKVDIITPSKISIYKRGFLTQSITLTSVNTNIYLKPLEIDLPTVEIKSTGLQYQTAAESAYQVKVIDKKQIEQKASTTLNDVLLTQPGMRITQDPILGSNLQLNGLGGQNVKVMVDGIPVNGRENGNIDLNQLTLQNVSGVEIIEGPLSSIYGSDALGGVINIITASQVESPLLINVNGKYESVGNYNTGIAVGGGSKNAWYNVSGARNFFDGYPDPGTQRTQLWNPRVQYVANAGAGYRFNKSEIRIKSSYLDETIIDKNAPTITPYEAYAFDDRFFTRRASADMTYSHSWNNKKSIKVTGAYNSYLRQKTSYRKDLVTLENKELPSDLM from the coding sequence ATGTTGTCCATATACCATGCATTAAAGAGTTTATTGTTAAGCTTTTTTCTATGTGTACTTTTTGTAAATGGAAATTCTCAATCAGAGCTAGTACATCTAACCGTGCGTGCTGCAAGTGATTCAACTGCTATTGAGTATGCAACCATTACTATATATGATGGTAGTGGAAGGCAGTTTATTGCAGATGCCAATGGACTTGCAAAGGTGGACATCATTACACCCTCTAAAATTTCTATTTATAAAAGAGGCTTTTTAACACAATCAATAACGCTTACCTCCGTCAACACCAACATTTACTTAAAACCTCTGGAAATTGATTTGCCAACTGTAGAAATTAAATCAACCGGATTGCAATATCAAACTGCTGCCGAGAGTGCATACCAGGTAAAAGTGATTGACAAGAAACAAATAGAGCAAAAGGCAAGCACCACCTTGAATGATGTATTACTAACACAGCCCGGAATGCGAATTACGCAAGACCCAATTTTGGGAAGCAATTTGCAACTTAATGGCTTGGGAGGTCAAAATGTAAAGGTAATGGTGGATGGCATTCCGGTAAATGGTCGTGAGAATGGCAATATTGATTTAAATCAACTTACACTTCAAAATGTATCAGGCGTAGAAATAATTGAAGGTCCACTTTCGAGTATTTACGGAAGCGATGCATTAGGTGGAGTTATCAATATTATAACTGCATCGCAAGTTGAATCGCCTTTGCTTATAAATGTAAATGGAAAATATGAGTCGGTAGGCAATTACAATACTGGTATTGCAGTAGGAGGCGGTAGTAAAAATGCATGGTATAATGTAAGTGGCGCGCGTAATTTTTTTGATGGATATCCTGATCCGGGAACACAACGTACACAATTATGGAACCCTCGTGTTCAGTATGTAGCGAATGCAGGTGCAGGCTATCGATTTAATAAAAGCGAAATAAGAATAAAGTCTTCGTATCTGGACGAAACAATAATTGACAAAAATGCTCCTACTATTACTCCTTATGAGGCTTATGCTTTTGATGATCGTTTTTTTACCAGACGTGCATCAGCTGATATGACATACTCACATAGTTGGAACAATAAGAAAAGCATAAAAGTTACCGGGGCATACAACAGTTACTTACGCCAAAAAACTTCGTACAGAAAAGATTTGGTTACACTCGAAAATAAGGAATTGCCATCCGACCTAATGTGA
- a CDS encoding T9SS type A sorting domain-containing protein — protein MYKFIFAPIIIFSISFNCINAQPGTPNQVSVQAGYVSEIFFDCSTGNQVSVPKNNWELAFSINAYSAGVHINSNYGVHAYVVSGANTGDFATLDTTNNINWNELYNTDTSWYWGAINRNYNPANMFNYGWGTYNIITHNVVGDSLYLLKLVANGSPDVYYKLWIQSRNLAGDYTFRYATLNNSFDTTVTISKSPYANKTLIYYSLRTGQIVDREPANTDWDITFNRYYADQGINFYYPVVGALANEGVMVAEARGVDVNQVQASNYMSSFNSQINVMGYDWKTFSGNSWSIEDSLTYFIKDKNGAIFQLTFTGYGGLSNGNIDFNLLFIPTSINAVNDQSGGIVGFINNETNLSILVNSPLTTNAELQLINLNGQVLLSEQLSLSNGLNNTSIKKTNLSTGLYFVTISTGNNFYQTKVFVN, from the coding sequence ATGTATAAGTTTATTTTTGCGCCAATTATCATTTTCTCCATTTCATTTAATTGTATTAATGCCCAGCCTGGAACACCAAATCAGGTTTCGGTTCAGGCAGGTTATGTTTCAGAAATATTTTTTGATTGCAGTACTGGCAATCAAGTAAGTGTACCCAAAAATAATTGGGAGCTTGCATTTAGCATTAATGCCTATTCGGCCGGAGTGCACATTAATTCAAACTATGGCGTACATGCCTATGTTGTTAGTGGTGCCAATACAGGTGATTTTGCAACACTGGATACCACCAATAATATAAACTGGAACGAATTATATAATACCGACACAAGTTGGTATTGGGGCGCTATCAATCGTAATTATAATCCTGCCAATATGTTTAACTATGGCTGGGGAACGTATAATATAATAACGCATAATGTAGTTGGCGACAGCTTATACCTGCTTAAGTTAGTTGCAAATGGAAGCCCGGATGTTTATTATAAACTCTGGATTCAAAGTCGCAACCTGGCTGGCGATTATACTTTTAGATATGCAACCCTCAACAATTCATTTGATACTACCGTTACTATTTCCAAATCGCCATATGCCAATAAAACGTTGATATATTACAGTTTACGCACCGGACAAATTGTTGATCGTGAACCTGCAAATACAGATTGGGACATTACTTTCAATCGCTACTATGCCGATCAGGGAATTAATTTTTACTATCCGGTTGTAGGTGCTTTAGCTAATGAAGGAGTTATGGTTGCTGAAGCCCGTGGGGTGGATGTTAATCAGGTTCAAGCTTCCAACTATATGAGTAGTTTCAATTCACAAATCAATGTAATGGGTTACGATTGGAAAACTTTTTCTGGTAACTCCTGGTCTATTGAAGACTCGCTCACTTATTTTATTAAAGATAAAAATGGTGCAATCTTTCAACTCACCTTTACCGGTTATGGTGGACTGAGCAATGGCAATATTGATTTTAATTTGCTCTTTATTCCAACATCTATTAATGCTGTCAATGATCAGTCAGGTGGAATTGTTGGATTTATAAATAATGAAACAAATCTTTCAATATTGGTTAATAGCCCGCTTACTACAAATGCTGAATTGCAATTAATTAATTTGAACGGGCAAGTGCTGCTGAGCGAGCAATTGAGTTTAAGCAATGGACTTAACAATACCAGCATCAAAAAAACAAATTTAAGCACAGGTTTGTATTTTGTAACTATCAGTACCGGCAATAATTTTTATCAGACAAAAGTTTTTGTAAACTAA
- the fumC gene encoding class II fumarate hydratase gives MEFRIEKDTMGKVQVPVHVYWGAQTQRSIENFKIAQDINRMPREIIMAFAHLKKAAAITNFEAGVLASEKCEMIKTVCDEILDGKLDDQFPLVVWQTGSGTQSNMNVNEVIAYRAHVINGGQLTDEQKAVHPNDDVNKSQSSNDTFPTAMHIAAYTILVEKVIPALRTLRNTFANKSAAYMGIVKIGRTHLMDATPLTLGQEISGYVSQLDHGIRAIEHTLLHLRELALGGTAVGTGINTPKGYSENVAAHIATLTGHPFITAENKFEALAAHDAIVESHGALKTVACSLMKIANDIRLLASGPRCGIGEIFIPDNEPGSSIMPGKVNPTQCEAMTMIAAQVMGNDVAINIGGATGHFELNVFKPVMIYNFLHSARLIADVCISFNDKCAVGIEPLHENIKTNLENSLMLVTALNNRIGYYKAAEIAQTAHKQGKTLKQTAIDLGYVTSEQFDQWVKPEEMVGL, from the coding sequence ATGGAATTTCGAATAGAAAAAGATACCATGGGAAAAGTGCAGGTGCCTGTACATGTTTACTGGGGCGCTCAAACACAGCGTTCAATCGAAAATTTTAAAATTGCGCAGGATATAAATCGCATGCCACGAGAGATAATAATGGCATTTGCCCATTTAAAAAAGGCAGCTGCTATTACAAACTTTGAAGCAGGAGTGTTGGCTTCTGAGAAATGCGAAATGATTAAAACAGTTTGTGACGAAATTCTGGATGGCAAACTGGACGATCAGTTTCCTCTGGTAGTTTGGCAAACGGGTAGTGGCACGCAAAGTAATATGAACGTTAATGAAGTGATAGCTTACCGCGCGCACGTTATAAATGGCGGCCAACTTACCGATGAGCAAAAGGCTGTACATCCAAACGATGATGTAAACAAATCGCAGTCGAGCAACGATACTTTTCCAACTGCTATGCACATTGCAGCCTACACCATTCTGGTAGAAAAGGTTATACCAGCATTGAGAACCTTGCGCAATACCTTTGCAAATAAAAGTGCAGCATATATGGGTATTGTTAAAATAGGAAGAACGCACCTGATGGATGCTACCCCATTAACATTGGGCCAAGAAATTTCAGGATATGTTTCGCAACTCGATCACGGTATACGTGCCATTGAACATACCTTGCTGCATCTGCGTGAACTTGCTTTAGGTGGAACCGCTGTAGGAACCGGCATTAATACTCCAAAAGGCTATAGCGAAAATGTAGCAGCTCATATTGCCACTTTAACCGGACATCCCTTTATAACGGCCGAAAATAAATTTGAAGCGCTGGCAGCACACGATGCTATTGTAGAATCGCATGGCGCTTTGAAAACCGTGGCGTGCAGCTTAATGAAAATTGCAAACGATATTCGCTTGCTGGCTTCGGGCCCGCGTTGTGGCATTGGCGAAATTTTTATTCCCGATAATGAGCCGGGGTCTTCCATTATGCCGGGCAAAGTAAATCCTACTCAGTGCGAAGCCATGACCATGATTGCAGCTCAGGTAATGGGTAATGATGTGGCCATTAATATTGGTGGGGCAACCGGTCACTTCGAGCTAAATGTTTTTAAACCTGTAATGATTTATAATTTTTTGCATAGCGCGCGATTAATAGCTGATGTTTGTATTTCGTTTAATGATAAATGTGCAGTAGGCATTGAGCCCTTACATGAAAATATTAAGACGAATCTTGAAAATTCTTTAATGCTTGTAACCGCGCTTAATAACAGAATAGGATATTACAAAGCAGCAGAAATTGCACAAACTGCGCATAAGCAAGGAAAGACGTTGAAGCAAACAGCTATCGACCTTGGTTATGTTACATCAGAACAGTTTGATCAATGGGTTAAGCCGGAAGAAATGGTAGGTTTGTGA
- a CDS encoding DUF4412 domain-containing protein: MKRINLLVVCILFMQAAFAQWQGNFQMSVINSSRPEPVVIDFTIKDTISLMVIKNERMAPFKTITDRGNNTSTMLIEQGGTNMAIRRKINNHPASAAQNESNVKVIATEEVKEISGYKCKKYLASDENKNMEYWMTEEDILPWLEVLEITKTPGRGMARMQRPIGYQDMKGVPVQYIITDRKTNEITTVTFSNIKKQPVPNSVFDMSGYQMQEMPDLPPGMEMPMPPGATPHSDHK; the protein is encoded by the coding sequence ATGAAAAGAATAAACCTATTAGTTGTTTGCATACTGTTTATGCAAGCCGCCTTTGCACAATGGCAAGGCAACTTCCAAATGTCAGTGATTAACTCATCGCGACCAGAACCCGTAGTAATTGACTTTACTATTAAGGATACCATTTCGCTTATGGTAATTAAAAACGAAAGGATGGCACCCTTTAAGACCATTACTGACAGGGGTAACAATACGAGTACAATGCTAATAGAGCAGGGGGGAACCAATATGGCCATCCGCAGAAAGATAAATAATCATCCTGCTAGCGCAGCCCAAAATGAAAGCAATGTAAAGGTTATAGCAACCGAAGAAGTTAAGGAAATAAGTGGTTATAAATGCAAGAAATACCTTGCCTCAGATGAGAATAAAAACATGGAGTATTGGATGACCGAAGAGGATATCTTACCTTGGCTTGAGGTGTTAGAAATTACCAAAACTCCGGGCCGAGGAATGGCTCGTATGCAGCGTCCTATTGGCTATCAGGATATGAAGGGTGTGCCGGTGCAATACATCATTACCGATCGCAAAACCAATGAAATCACAACCGTTACATTTTCAAATATTAAGAAGCAGCCTGTACCTAATTCAGTATTTGACATGAGTGGATATCAAATGCAGGAAATGCCTGATTTGCCTCCCGGAATGGAAATGCCAATGCCACCCGGAGCAACACCGCATTCCGATCACAAATAA
- a CDS encoding GNAT family N-acetyltransferase, protein MELKAIELNLDKTNNIYSSVDCQMLLKSYEEYYPKIGYNLPWVGYFVVRQNQIVGSCGFTGQPKEGKVEIAYWTFKEYEGQGIASFSCKELVLISQQYDPTLIITAKTAPVHNASTKILEKNGFVFTEIVQDEEIGDAWLWTLK, encoded by the coding sequence ATGGAATTGAAAGCAATAGAATTAAATTTAGATAAGACGAATAATATTTATAGTTCAGTTGACTGTCAAATGTTATTGAAATCCTATGAGGAATATTATCCAAAAATCGGCTATAACTTGCCTTGGGTTGGATATTTTGTTGTAAGACAAAATCAAATTGTTGGCTCTTGTGGTTTTACCGGACAACCAAAAGAAGGAAAAGTTGAAATAGCCTATTGGACATTCAAAGAATACGAAGGACAAGGAATTGCATCGTTTTCGTGTAAAGAACTTGTCTTAATTTCTCAACAATATGACCCAACGCTAATTATTACAGCGAAAACTGCACCTGTGCATAACGCTTCGACAAAAATATTAGAGAAAAACGGTTTTGTTTTTACAGAAATTGTTCAAGACGAAGAAATTGGTGACGCTTGGTTATGGACGCTTAAATAA
- a CDS encoding pirin family protein codes for MKPNPMGFTSVDMFHNEFDFEPFLVFTEFHMDKAIFGPHPHAGVSVMTYMMPDSKGSFLNRDSRGDNSIIEPGGIHVTQAGSGVKHDEVPTTDGIDCHGFQIWINHSDKNRLVEPKAFHAFSKDVPEYNRDNIKLRVIQGTYQNLTSPLDLVTKTSLFDITLQPNSSIELDTKEMAFIYLMTGDITIADREIRGISMITFEKTGDKIKVNSTSQTSNFLFASGTPHNEPIVHGGPFVMTTHEQMTATQQRLQRGDMGILHPL; via the coding sequence ATGAAACCAAACCCAATGGGTTTTACATCGGTTGACATGTTTCATAACGAATTTGATTTTGAACCGTTTTTGGTTTTTACAGAGTTTCATATGGACAAAGCAATTTTTGGACCCCACCCTCACGCAGGTGTATCTGTTATGACCTATATGATGCCTGATAGCAAAGGTTCATTTCTTAATCGAGACAGTCGAGGTGATAATAGTATTATTGAACCGGGTGGAATACACGTTACGCAAGCAGGTAGCGGTGTAAAGCACGATGAAGTACCAACCACTGATGGAATTGATTGTCATGGCTTTCAAATATGGATCAACCATTCAGACAAAAACAGATTGGTAGAACCAAAAGCTTTTCATGCATTTTCAAAAGATGTTCCTGAATACAATAGAGACAATATAAAATTGAGAGTTATACAAGGCACATACCAAAACTTAACTTCGCCACTTGATTTGGTAACAAAAACCTCATTATTTGACATTACGTTACAACCAAATTCAAGTATTGAACTTGACACCAAAGAAATGGCGTTTATTTATTTAATGACAGGAGATATTACCATTGCCGACAGAGAGATTAGAGGAATATCCATGATAACATTTGAGAAAACAGGAGATAAAATAAAAGTTAATTCGACTAGCCAAACTTCAAATTTCCTATTTGCATCAGGCACACCGCACAACGAACCCATTGTTCACGGAGGACCTTTTGTAATGACGACTCACGAGCAAATGACAGCAACACAACAAAGACTACAACGTGGCGATATGGGAATTTTGCATCCTCTTTAA
- a CDS encoding SRPBCC domain-containing protein, protein MWITIIILFTLLIVLSRASFEIRDEIEINASIDKVWSEIIDFKSYKNWNTQLTFLGGEVKPGGKLHLKLSTDGAAPYEFKPAISHWEERKQFAWIAITGIPRVFDGEHFFELRDLGNERTLLVNREEYRGILSLIFKELPMMKNAPSGFKKMNLEFKSYVENNG, encoded by the coding sequence ATGTGGATAACCATAATTATTCTATTCACGCTGCTAATTGTATTGAGCAGGGCAAGCTTTGAAATCCGAGACGAAATCGAAATCAATGCCTCTATAGACAAAGTATGGAGTGAGATCATTGACTTTAAAAGCTATAAGAACTGGAATACCCAATTGACTTTTTTAGGTGGTGAAGTAAAACCTGGGGGGAAATTGCACCTGAAGCTTTCCACAGATGGAGCAGCCCCTTACGAATTCAAACCTGCTATTTCACATTGGGAGGAGCGAAAACAGTTCGCATGGATTGCCATAACCGGTATACCAAGGGTTTTTGATGGAGAGCATTTTTTTGAACTCCGGGATTTAGGAAATGAAAGAACCTTGCTTGTCAACAGAGAAGAGTACAGAGGTATTTTGTCATTGATCTTTAAAGAACTGCCCATGATGAAGAACGCACCCAGCGGTTTTAAAAAAATGAATCTGGAATTTAAAAGTTATGTGGAAAATAATGGATAA
- a CDS encoding pirin family protein: protein MKLILRNNVDRIHKQDAWKKSAYAFVPYQTNFGELCGFADDVVEAGQGFGMHPHQNMEISTIVISGSQAHKDNTGSEGIINENCVQTMSAGTGIMHSEFNASKTASFHSFQIWVYPKTMDVKPRHGKFSYQAEDKLNKVLLALSPDGRNETAPINQDAFFSVSKLDKGNSVTYKMNLKNNGVYVHCATGSIEIDNRNLETGDAIGIYDADSFLIKSLEDAELIFVEVPMQRGIKL, encoded by the coding sequence ATGAAATTGATTTTAAGAAACAATGTTGACAGAATTCATAAGCAGGATGCATGGAAAAAAAGTGCTTACGCTTTTGTTCCTTATCAAACCAACTTTGGTGAGTTGTGTGGTTTTGCTGATGATGTAGTTGAAGCCGGACAAGGTTTTGGAATGCATCCGCATCAAAACATGGAGATAAGTACCATTGTTATTTCAGGCTCACAAGCCCATAAAGATAATACTGGCAGCGAAGGTATTATCAATGAAAATTGCGTTCAAACAATGAGTGCCGGAACGGGCATTATGCATAGTGAATTTAATGCATCTAAAACAGCATCATTTCACAGTTTTCAAATTTGGGTATATCCAAAAACAATGGATGTAAAACCACGACACGGAAAATTTAGCTATCAAGCTGAAGACAAACTCAACAAAGTACTTCTTGCACTTTCGCCTGATGGCAGAAATGAAACTGCACCAATCAATCAGGATGCATTCTTTAGTGTTTCAAAATTGGATAAAGGAAATTCCGTTACATATAAAATGAATTTGAAAAACAATGGCGTTTATGTTCATTGTGCAACGGGTTCAATTGAAATTGATAATAGGAATCTTGAGACGGGTGATGCAATTGGAATATATGATGCAGATAGTTTTTTAATAAAGTCTCTTGAAGATGCAGAATTAATTTTTGTAGAAGTCCCTATGCAACGTGGAATAAAATTATAG
- a CDS encoding SDR family oxidoreductase, with protein sequence MFKNKVIVIAGATGTVGSGIVRAFLNEGAQVVGISRNAQNLDELKKTISLKPDEPFYAVVGDFTNDAEAAKTKQDVSAILKGKSIDHIVSSVGFVTYATAPTKTDSQMVRDAFDNGFFNTVLMAKYFLPELKNQEGSSYTMISGGLAHGLPGFIPNAENLWLATAKMLL encoded by the coding sequence ATGTTTAAAAACAAAGTAATCGTAATTGCCGGTGCTACCGGTACAGTAGGTTCAGGTATTGTAAGAGCATTCCTAAATGAAGGAGCACAAGTGGTAGGGATTTCCCGAAATGCTCAGAATTTGGACGAGCTAAAAAAAACAATATCACTAAAACCCGATGAACCATTTTATGCAGTGGTTGGTGATTTTACAAATGATGCAGAAGCTGCAAAAACAAAACAAGATGTCTCTGCTATTTTGAAAGGAAAATCTATTGACCACATTGTTTCATCAGTAGGATTCGTAACCTATGCTACGGCTCCTACCAAAACAGACTCTCAGATGGTGAGAGATGCATTCGACAACGGCTTTTTTAATACCGTTTTAATGGCAAAATATTTTCTTCCTGAATTAAAAAATCAGGAGGGCTCTTCTTACACTATGATTAGTGGTGGACTTGCACATGGCTTGCCTGGTTTTATTCCGAATGCAGAAAACCTGTGGTTGGCTACTGCAAAAATGCTGCTGTAA
- a CDS encoding MarR family transcriptional regulator: MIMTKIDKSYGRILGVAYTYVFRQLAMHMKEKNLPITPDQFRVLTHLWQNDGCSQQELAAGTLRDRANVTRIIDILEREGIVERADHENDRRIFKIQLTKKGKSIEEEAMACGQAAINDALKGISKSDLEVCMKVLNKTIENLANKNCKK; encoded by the coding sequence ATGATTATGACAAAAATTGATAAGTCTTACGGTCGAATATTAGGAGTAGCATATACATATGTGTTCAGGCAATTGGCTATGCATATGAAAGAGAAAAATCTTCCTATTACGCCAGACCAATTCCGTGTACTTACTCATTTATGGCAGAATGACGGATGTTCGCAACAGGAATTAGCAGCAGGTACCCTTCGCGACAGAGCAAATGTTACACGCATCATTGACATTTTGGAGAGGGAGGGCATAGTAGAAAGAGCAGACCATGAAAACGACCGGAGAATTTTTAAAATTCAGCTTACAAAAAAAGGGAAAAGCATTGAAGAGGAAGCCATGGCATGCGGTCAGGCTGCTATCAATGATGCACTAAAAGGCATCAGTAAAAGTGACCTCGAGGTTTGTATGAAGGTGCTGAATAAAACCATTGAAAATTTAGCAAATAAAAATTGTAAAAAATAG